One Rhodoferax sp. GW822-FHT02A01 genomic window, CCATCTCGATCGAGCAGATGGCATCGAACGGCGCATCATCAATGTCGCGGTAGTCCTGCAGCCGCAGGTCGGCGCGCTGCTCCGTACCCAGGCGCTGCATGCGTGCGCGGGCATAGGCCAACTGTTCGGTGCTCAGTGTCACGCCGGTGATGTGGGCCTGCATGTCGGTGGTCGCCATCTCGGCCAAGGCTCCCCAGCCGCAGCCGATCTCCAGCACGCGGTCGCCCGGCTTCACCGCCGCCTCGGTGAGTGCACGCCGCACCTTGGTGCGCTGGGCATCGGCCATGGGCTGGGTCAGGTCCCCCTGGAACAGCGCGCTGGAGTAGTTCATGGTCTCATCCAGCCACAGGCCATAGAACGCATTGCCCAGGTCGTAGTGGGCATGGATGTTCTTCTGGCTGTTGGCGCGCGTGTTGCGGTTGAGCAGATGCTTGATGCGGTAGATCAGACGGCCGGCCCAGCTGCCGTAGATCACATCTTCCACCTCGGCGCGGTTCTTGATGAGCACGCGCAGCAGGTCGGTCAGGTTGGGCGTGCTCCAGTCGCCGGCAATATAGCTTTCGGCAAACCCGATGTCGCCGGACTTCAGCGCCGCGCTGCAGACGTTCCAGTTGTGCAGGGCAAGGGTGGCATGCGGCAGTGACTCGCCGCCAAAGCGCTGCATGCTCCCGTCCGGGAGCTGCACCGTCAGGCTACCGTGGTGCAGCCGGCTGAGCAGCTTGAAAACCGTGCGTGCAGAAGCCGGTGTGTCTGGAGGCAATGCAAAGCGATCGCCCAGTGTCGTGCCTATGGTTTTGCTGTTCATGAAAGACAGGGCTCCAATGAAAGTCGGGTGAGGTCTTGAACGTTCATCGCACTAGCGGCTGGTGAACGTGGCGGGCAGCGGCGGCTTGCCAAAGAAGGGCGTGCGTTTGATAAACAGCTTGAGCGCCTGCCAATGGATGCGTGCCACCACGCCCCAGGTCATGGCCGGGTAGCGCCACAGCGCATGGCGCACCGCTGCAGATGTGAGCGGTTGCAGCGTGCCGCTCACACTGGTCTCGATCAGCGGCCCCTGCGCATCGTCATAGTCGATGCGTGCCACTGTGCGTTGCAGATCCGGCGTGACCATGAAGCGAAAGCGATAGCCTCCCTCCACTGGACAGAATGGCGACACATGGAAGACCTTGGTGGCGCGCAGCTCCACGCCAAATGCCGGGCGGTCCAGCAGATAGCAGTGCCGTTCGCCAAAGGTGTTGTTCACTTCCACCACGATGGCCCGCAGCTTGCCGTCGGCAGCATGGCAATACCAGAAGCTCACCGGCTTGAAGGTAAAGCCCAGCACGCGCGGATAGCAGTGCAGCCAGACCTCGCCGCTGGCATCGTCAATGCCTTGTGTCCGCAGCAGTTCGTCCAGCCAGGCCAGGGCGCCGCCCTGCTCGGGGCCGCGCCCGTCGCCGTGGTCCTTGTCGAAGAAGGACAGCGCCGCCAAGCGGTTGCGGGCCAGCGCACCCGGCCCATTGGCCTGCAGGCTGCGCATGGGCAGCATGAGAAAGTAGGTGCCATACACAAAGGCATTGCGCGCCGGGCGCAGCCTGCTGTGCCGCACCTGGCCAAAACCGATGTGTGCCAGCGCCTGGCCTTTGCTGCGCGTGGTCATGCAGCAAGGCGCTCTGTGACGGCCAGCGAATTCTGGATGCGGCGCGCCACATCCAGTCCCGATGCCAGACCGTCCTCGTGAAACCCATAGCCAGTCCAGGCGCCGCAGAAATAAGTGTGTTGCTTGCCTTGCAAGGTGGGAACCTGCTTTTGTGCCTGGATGGCAGCCAGGTCAAACACAGGGTGATCGTATGCATAGCTGCCCAGCACATGGCGATCGGCAATCGCGCGCACCGGATTGAGGGAGACCACCACGCTGGTATTGAAAGGCAGCGGTTGCAACTGGTTGAGCAGGTAGTGCAGGCACACGCGTGCGCTCTCTTGCACCTTGTCCGTCGCACGCTCGTAGTTCCAGGCCGCCCAGGCGCGTCGGGTGCGGGGCAGCACCGAGTTGTCGGTGTGCAGCACCGCACGGTTGGGCTGATAGCGGATGGCGCCCAGGATGCTTCGCTCGGCGGGGCTGGCATCGGCCAGCAGACGCAACGCCTGGTCCGAGTGACAGGCCAGCACAAGCTGGTCGTAGTGCTCGGTCTGGCCGTTGGCACTGATCCAGACACCTTGTGCATCGCGGCGTACGCTGTCCACGCGGGTGTTCAGACGCTTGTCGCTGATACCGGCCACGATCTTGTCCACGTAATGACGCGCGCCGCCTTGAACGGTCCACCACTGGGGGCGGTTGGTCACCTGGATCAGTCCGTGGTTGTGGCAGAAGCGGATCATGGTGGCCACTGGAAACTGCAGCATCTGGTCGGTGGGGCAGCTCCAGATGCAGCCCAGCATGGGCAGGAAATACCAGTCCCGGAATTCTGCGGAAAAGCCGTGTTGGCGCAGGAAGTCACCCAGCGGCTGCACCAGCTCGATTTCCGGGCCGCTTTGCGCAATGCGGGTAGCCAGTGCGTTGAAGCGCAGGACCTCGCGCAGCATCCTCCAGAAACGCGGCCTTAGCAGGTTGCGGCGTTGCGCGAACACCGTGCCCAGCGAAGAGCCGCTCCACTCCAGCGCCGCCCCGTGTGGCTGCGGAACCTGCACCGAGAACGACATGTCGGACTTGGCAGTGGCAATGTCCAGTTCCGCAAACAGAGCGATCAGCTTGGGATAGGTGCGCTCGTTGAACACCAGAAAGCCGGTGTCCACGCCGTGTGTGACCGGCCCTTGCGCGCCTTCCAGGGTCACGTCCACTGTATGCGTGTGGCCGCCAAAGTAGCTGCCTGCTTCAAACAGCGTGACGTTGGCCTGCCCGTGCAGGCGGTGCGCTGCGGCCAGACCTGCGATTCCCGAACCGATGATGGCTATTTTCATGGATTTATT contains:
- a CDS encoding cyclopropane-fatty-acyl-phospholipid synthase family protein, coding for MNSKTIGTTLGDRFALPPDTPASARTVFKLLSRLHHGSLTVQLPDGSMQRFGGESLPHATLALHNWNVCSAALKSGDIGFAESYIAGDWSTPNLTDLLRVLIKNRAEVEDVIYGSWAGRLIYRIKHLLNRNTRANSQKNIHAHYDLGNAFYGLWLDETMNYSSALFQGDLTQPMADAQRTKVRRALTEAAVKPGDRVLEIGCGWGALAEMATTDMQAHITGVTLSTEQLAYARARMQRLGTEQRADLRLQDYRDIDDAPFDAICSIEMVEAVGREYWPTYFATVARLLKPGGRACIQSIVIDDAFYERYIHSTDFIQQYIFPGGCLPSPRVFREQARAAGLEVERELAFGPDYAETLRRWRDAFLAQRSAVMANGFDDRFVRIWEFYLAYCEAAFDERNTDVVQFTLRKPLARA
- a CDS encoding DUF1365 domain-containing protein yields the protein MTTRSKGQALAHIGFGQVRHSRLRPARNAFVYGTYFLMLPMRSLQANGPGALARNRLAALSFFDKDHGDGRGPEQGGALAWLDELLRTQGIDDASGEVWLHCYPRVLGFTFKPVSFWYCHAADGKLRAIVVEVNNTFGERHCYLLDRPAFGVELRATKVFHVSPFCPVEGGYRFRFMVTPDLQRTVARIDYDDAQGPLIETSVSGTLQPLTSAAVRHALWRYPAMTWGVVARIHWQALKLFIKRTPFFGKPPLPATFTSR
- a CDS encoding FAD-dependent oxidoreductase gives rise to the protein MKIAIIGSGIAGLAAAHRLHGQANVTLFEAGSYFGGHTHTVDVTLEGAQGPVTHGVDTGFLVFNERTYPKLIALFAELDIATAKSDMSFSVQVPQPHGAALEWSGSSLGTVFAQRRNLLRPRFWRMLREVLRFNALATRIAQSGPEIELVQPLGDFLRQHGFSAEFRDWYFLPMLGCIWSCPTDQMLQFPVATMIRFCHNHGLIQVTNRPQWWTVQGGARHYVDKIVAGISDKRLNTRVDSVRRDAQGVWISANGQTEHYDQLVLACHSDQALRLLADASPAERSILGAIRYQPNRAVLHTDNSVLPRTRRAWAAWNYERATDKVQESARVCLHYLLNQLQPLPFNTSVVVSLNPVRAIADRHVLGSYAYDHPVFDLAAIQAQKQVPTLQGKQHTYFCGAWTGYGFHEDGLASGLDVARRIQNSLAVTERLAA